A single window of Granulicella mallensis MP5ACTX8 DNA harbors:
- a CDS encoding DUF2079 domain-containing protein, with product MSNPTQLKTEPEHQYQAGSSGSGAQPRVLAPIIVSVLLSAAWIYLAFFKPLPRVEGLLFTSLAALWCGGLFTAVTASARYWSQQPASLGPLRTDLARCSLASVVFLIFIPEYVARVPPTALRSGLLLTSVAILWFALCICNIQRARGKRLQVKAAHAFGLTAIAILFTAVTALAIRKYWAFSYVGQDLAYFGQLMHTTLHGHLFWGNLLQDLLYSRPVTTDFAGHNSPIMFLLLPFYAAAPSPVTLIVVRNIVLFSCAIPVFLIARSRMSTVTAYLWVFAFLLTPAILYQSVFDFYPLTLVALPLLFAIYFFLEDRFIAFTIAILLTLLVREDLVFVVFGLGLLAIVRRRPIKWALLPIVAATLWAILSFLVVLPKGLHGASFVTDTCFAHLGKSPSSMLHNILRDPRSTVLIHANIVYLKTLLSPTAIIESVVNPISSLSIPYLAINLLAGGGRCITTVIYAQYSVIPATLLFVSALLTVISRQRSSRVAKAARLGTRSDNAAPLLLIALSFCSLIFVTGAQQVDDLREHPWNPEARKVLALIPADASVAAPRYMLPHLANRDCLYQTHRLLEYHTAHYEYLILDRDWEHINAAEQYAAEYKAVISDASTNPALQTIYSSPQFLVYKDPSMHGLSCWPGAGIHRGQP from the coding sequence ATGAGTAACCCGACCCAATTGAAAACCGAACCGGAACACCAGTACCAAGCCGGTTCGAGTGGATCGGGTGCTCAGCCGCGAGTGTTGGCACCGATCATCGTGTCCGTCCTCCTCTCTGCCGCCTGGATCTATCTGGCCTTCTTCAAGCCGTTACCTCGGGTCGAGGGCCTCCTCTTCACTTCACTCGCCGCGCTGTGGTGCGGCGGACTCTTCACGGCGGTAACCGCAAGCGCACGTTACTGGAGCCAGCAGCCAGCTTCCCTCGGTCCTCTACGTACGGATCTCGCCAGATGCTCGCTTGCCTCCGTAGTCTTTCTTATCTTCATCCCCGAATACGTTGCTCGTGTTCCACCAACCGCTCTCCGCTCCGGCCTGCTCCTGACATCCGTCGCTATACTCTGGTTTGCCCTCTGTATCTGCAATATTCAACGCGCGCGCGGAAAGCGACTCCAAGTAAAAGCAGCACATGCGTTCGGGCTTACCGCGATCGCCATTTTGTTTACCGCAGTCACGGCTTTGGCGATTCGAAAGTACTGGGCTTTCTCTTACGTTGGTCAGGACCTCGCCTACTTCGGCCAGTTGATGCACACTACGCTTCACGGTCATCTATTTTGGGGGAACTTACTCCAGGACCTACTTTATTCCCGTCCAGTCACAACTGATTTCGCTGGTCACAACTCGCCGATCATGTTCCTCCTGTTGCCGTTTTATGCAGCAGCACCCAGTCCGGTTACTCTGATCGTCGTTAGAAATATAGTTCTCTTTAGCTGTGCCATACCTGTATTCCTTATCGCACGCAGCAGGATGTCCACCGTCACTGCGTATCTGTGGGTCTTCGCATTTCTACTCACACCCGCCATCCTGTATCAGTCCGTCTTTGACTTCTATCCCCTGACCCTTGTCGCGCTTCCATTACTCTTCGCGATTTATTTCTTTCTGGAAGACCGTTTCATAGCTTTCACGATCGCGATCCTACTCACGCTACTCGTTCGTGAAGATCTCGTCTTCGTTGTCTTCGGCTTGGGATTGCTGGCTATCGTTCGCCGTCGGCCAATAAAGTGGGCACTCCTGCCAATCGTCGCTGCAACACTCTGGGCTATATTGTCTTTCCTTGTCGTCCTTCCCAAAGGCCTTCATGGTGCCAGCTTCGTAACAGATACGTGCTTCGCTCATCTGGGCAAGTCACCCTCTTCGATGCTGCATAACATCCTCCGCGATCCGCGAAGCACTGTTCTCATTCACGCCAACATCGTCTACCTCAAGACGCTATTGAGTCCGACTGCAATTATCGAATCCGTCGTAAATCCGATCTCTTCCCTCTCAATTCCGTACCTCGCCATCAATCTCCTGGCTGGCGGAGGCCGTTGCATCACGACCGTAATCTACGCACAATACTCGGTTATTCCAGCAACATTGCTGTTCGTAAGTGCTCTCCTCACAGTGATCTCCCGGCAGAGGTCGAGCCGGGTCGCCAAGGCGGCCCGGCTCGGAACACGTTCGGACAACGCCGCCCCACTTCTCCTTATTGCTCTCAGCTTTTGTAGTCTCATCTTCGTAACCGGAGCGCAGCAGGTCGACGATCTGAGAGAGCATCCCTGGAATCCCGAGGCCCGCAAGGTCTTGGCACTCATCCCAGCGGATGCCTCCGTCGCCGCTCCTCGTTATATGCTCCCTCACCTCGCCAATCGCGACTGCCTGTACCAGACGCACCGGCTCCTCGAATATCACACCGCCCACTACGAGTACCTCATCCTCGATAGAGATTGGGAACACATCAACGCAGCGGAGCAGTATGCAGCCGAGTACAAAGCCGTCATCTCCGACGCATCCACAAATCCGGCACTGCAGACCATCTACTCCAGCCCGCAGTTTCTCGTATACAAGGACCCTTCCATGCATGGCCTATCCTGCTGGCCTGGTGCTGGTATTCATCGGGGGCAGCCATGA
- a CDS encoding lipopolysaccharide biosynthesis protein, whose protein sequence is MSQSPSLLRDVRHYLSGKVFLILLGFISFPIMTRMLSVADFGIVSLTLRIALLLTVLSKCGLQYSAARFYDHQTATPSHAASQKFYTTLVSAPALITFVVVAIYYLLIASIRHRIADPLFYNCLLLVPAVVVPRTLQSVLLSFLRNEGRSLLHSVLEVCTKALTICGFFALIFGNLRSAFYVLAITAIAEGTIVLWQLGTLVWRRMIHFSALDVGFVRSAVLFGAPLIAYELSSIVLDSGDRLLIRHYLGDVSLGYYSAAYNVSSYLQDTLVTPLNLAIVPIYMRLWNPKDSSPIRRFLSQGLSWFAVAACAMTGLAILCSKDAIVIVASAKFIEARHLLPILIPSLMIYGAHIFLTVGLILEKRTAAMAGLVALAAVVNVLLNIILIPRIGLAGGAWSTLLSYALLIGLLAVINQRILPLQLNFRLMLQAALATVVAAVPTSLIHTGLPIVSLVLRSSLFLLCFTLALAVMSLPFREAARAILMRKSMPLALPLGTGGNA, encoded by the coding sequence ATGAGCCAGTCGCCCTCCCTCCTGCGAGACGTCAGACACTATCTCTCGGGCAAGGTCTTCCTCATCCTTCTCGGCTTCATCTCATTCCCCATCATGACGCGCATGCTCTCTGTCGCGGACTTTGGAATCGTGTCGCTGACCTTGCGCATCGCTCTCCTGCTGACAGTCCTCTCCAAATGCGGCCTGCAGTACTCCGCTGCACGTTTCTACGATCATCAAACAGCAACCCCGTCCCACGCGGCCTCGCAGAAGTTCTACACCACGCTGGTCTCTGCTCCAGCTCTCATCACCTTTGTAGTCGTAGCAATCTACTATCTCCTCATCGCCTCGATCAGGCATCGCATTGCGGATCCTCTCTTCTACAACTGTCTGCTTCTGGTTCCGGCAGTCGTTGTTCCGCGCACACTGCAATCCGTCCTCCTCTCGTTCCTTCGCAACGAAGGCCGCAGCCTGCTCCATAGCGTGCTTGAAGTATGTACAAAGGCCCTCACCATATGCGGGTTCTTCGCCCTGATCTTTGGAAATCTCCGCAGCGCGTTCTATGTGCTTGCGATCACCGCAATCGCTGAAGGAACGATCGTCCTCTGGCAGCTCGGAACGCTTGTATGGCGTCGCATGATCCACTTCAGTGCGTTGGATGTTGGGTTTGTTCGCTCTGCCGTGCTCTTCGGAGCTCCGCTGATTGCATACGAGCTTTCGAGCATCGTACTCGATTCAGGCGATCGTCTCCTCATCCGCCACTATCTCGGAGACGTCTCCCTCGGCTATTACTCCGCGGCCTACAACGTCTCCAGCTATCTACAGGACACCCTGGTTACGCCTCTGAATCTTGCCATCGTTCCGATCTACATGCGTCTATGGAACCCCAAGGATAGTTCACCCATCCGCCGTTTTCTCTCCCAGGGACTTTCATGGTTTGCGGTAGCAGCCTGTGCGATGACAGGCCTCGCTATCCTCTGCTCAAAGGATGCAATTGTCATCGTTGCATCCGCCAAGTTTATTGAGGCCAGGCACCTGCTTCCAATCCTCATTCCCAGTCTGATGATCTACGGCGCCCACATCTTTCTTACTGTCGGCCTCATCCTTGAGAAGCGCACCGCAGCGATGGCAGGCCTTGTAGCTCTGGCGGCGGTGGTCAACGTGCTTCTAAATATCATTCTCATTCCGCGCATCGGTCTGGCCGGCGGCGCCTGGAGCACGCTCCTGAGCTACGCACTCCTCATCGGACTTCTCGCCGTCATCAATCAACGGATACTCCCTCTTCAGTTAAACTTTCGGCTCATGCTCCAGGCTGCACTCGCAACGGTCGTAGCCGCCGTGCCCACGTCGCTGATTCACACAGGTCTTCCCATCGTCAGCCTCGTACTGAGATCCTCGCTGTTTCTCCTTTGCTTCACACTTGCGCTCGCAGTTATGTCTTTGCCGTTCCGGGAGGCTGCCCGGGCCATCCTCATGCGTAAAAGCATGCCACTAGCGCTACCCCTCGGTACTGGAGGTAATGCATGA
- a CDS encoding O-antigen ligase family protein: MTLLAFIFQAAPSAGSFSGRALALYALVVICAFLALTWKAEIGIYILTLLLPLQTTRYHLHAFPLGANIVDILLACSLLGMWMRPNKLKEPHPFVLRFVVALAIFYYVSLWRGAFFLGAPLPVWFKDARLVDYKNFMVLPLLAYTTYRLIRTKQQVAIVICLACFSSLLVDYSYLKSSLGRDFSHYSEEARDAGPLGYAGENGLASYVVEITAFMIPMLALKRRWLAVPVGVLLAANFCCILYSYSREAYLAIALALLFLAIVKFRWLLVPLLAVAFMWQAVMPVAVQERINMSYSQKDSGEAAQLDASAQERVMLWTDALTIFHENPVVGTGFLTYANMNRVGSYKDTHNFYLKMLVETGVVGLALFITQLFLFCRQGFKLYLSKSSHFLSLIGLGFAALILAAAVVNIFGDRWMFTQVDSNLWIFLGCVMAAPAMTQQTATEESESVPAAAGAQPFFPRPGFVRVKPAPLPGDHAHATAYVLASPKLTRDGL, translated from the coding sequence ATGACGCTGCTCGCATTCATCTTCCAGGCAGCGCCTTCAGCTGGTAGCTTCAGCGGCCGTGCGCTTGCCCTCTACGCTCTCGTGGTGATCTGTGCGTTCCTGGCGCTCACCTGGAAGGCTGAGATTGGTATCTACATCCTCACGCTGCTTCTCCCGCTGCAAACCACCAGGTATCACCTGCACGCATTTCCACTTGGCGCGAACATCGTCGATATTCTCCTCGCATGCTCACTTCTCGGCATGTGGATGAGGCCGAACAAACTCAAGGAACCGCATCCCTTTGTATTGCGCTTCGTTGTTGCCCTCGCCATCTTCTACTACGTATCGCTCTGGCGAGGTGCTTTCTTCCTTGGCGCTCCCCTTCCAGTCTGGTTCAAGGACGCACGATTAGTTGATTACAAGAACTTCATGGTTCTCCCGCTCCTTGCATACACCACCTATCGGCTTATCCGTACCAAGCAGCAGGTTGCAATCGTCATCTGTTTAGCGTGCTTCTCGTCTCTCCTGGTCGACTACAGCTACCTCAAGAGTTCCCTGGGACGTGACTTCAGTCACTACTCCGAAGAGGCACGTGACGCCGGACCCTTGGGCTACGCAGGAGAAAATGGCCTGGCCTCCTACGTCGTCGAGATCACTGCTTTCATGATCCCGATGCTCGCTCTGAAACGCCGATGGCTGGCAGTTCCAGTCGGCGTTCTTTTGGCGGCAAACTTCTGCTGCATCCTCTATTCCTACTCAAGGGAAGCCTACCTGGCTATCGCGTTGGCCTTACTCTTTCTTGCCATCGTCAAATTCCGATGGCTTCTCGTTCCTCTGCTCGCTGTTGCGTTTATGTGGCAGGCAGTCATGCCTGTCGCTGTGCAGGAACGCATCAACATGAGCTACTCACAGAAGGACAGCGGCGAGGCAGCTCAACTCGACGCATCGGCACAGGAGCGCGTGATGCTCTGGACCGATGCCCTGACGATCTTCCACGAAAACCCAGTCGTTGGTACAGGTTTTCTGACCTACGCGAACATGAACCGCGTTGGCTCCTACAAGGACACACACAACTTCTATCTCAAGATGCTCGTGGAGACCGGCGTCGTCGGACTCGCTCTATTCATCACACAACTGTTTCTCTTCTGCCGGCAGGGTTTCAAGCTCTACCTGTCGAAGTCGTCCCACTTCTTATCGCTCATCGGGCTCGGATTCGCTGCCTTGATCCTGGCAGCGGCGGTCGTAAACATCTTCGGCGATCGTTGGATGTTCACTCAGGTCGATTCCAACCTATGGATCTTCCTGGGCTGCGTCATGGCTGCCCCCGCCATGACGCAGCAGACCGCTACAGAGGAATCCGAATCGGTTCCTGCCGCTGCCGGCGCTCAGCCTTTTTTTCCTCGTCCCGGATTTGTCAGAGTTAAACCTGCACCCCTGCCCGGCGATCACGCACACGCCACCGCCTACGTCCTGGCTTCGCCAAAACTGACGAGGGATGGACTATGA
- a CDS encoding glycosyltransferase gives MTAPTTTDLRSPSSTSGIADTNAQNLPCILFIVDQLTELGGGERSLFEIAKGLPAFGYRSLIVTFRDNPAPAAYALCDNITILPLASCFSFKALFTALQLRRIILREQVTVVHTFFESSDIFGAVVARISGVKHLISSRRDMGILRSSKHKIAYRLLAPLYSAVITVSDTVRDWHRQTDKIAADKIKTIHNGLALDRLHPRQSTKTVRDQLGVACTSPLVTTISNINPWKGVDVFVSTAAIVLKQHPGAMFAVAGDWTDMDHLHALQAAASNLGIADRMLFLGRVDDIAALLLASDVFALLSRSEGMPNVVLEAMAAGLPVVATAVGGTPEVVVDGVTGYLVPNEDSEAAAERIGQLISDPYLRARIGDAGITHIHNHFSLEKMIRSHVDLYDSLLARQSKEQP, from the coding sequence ATGACCGCCCCTACAACCACCGATCTCCGCTCACCATCCAGCACTTCAGGTATAGCGGATACTAATGCCCAGAACCTCCCCTGCATCCTCTTTATCGTGGATCAACTCACAGAATTAGGCGGGGGTGAGCGTTCGCTCTTCGAGATCGCAAAGGGGCTTCCGGCCTTCGGCTACCGAAGCCTGATCGTTACCTTCCGCGACAATCCTGCGCCTGCGGCCTATGCTCTCTGCGACAACATCACCATTCTTCCACTTGCATCCTGCTTCAGCTTCAAAGCGCTTTTCACGGCGCTCCAACTACGGCGAATCATCCTTCGTGAACAGGTCACGGTGGTCCATACTTTTTTCGAAAGCTCCGACATCTTCGGCGCCGTAGTAGCCCGGATCAGCGGCGTCAAACATCTCATCTCAAGCCGCCGCGACATGGGTATCCTGCGTTCTTCCAAACACAAAATCGCCTATCGATTATTGGCCCCGCTCTATAGCGCTGTCATTACCGTCTCGGACACTGTGCGCGATTGGCACAGGCAAACGGACAAAATAGCCGCAGACAAGATCAAAACGATTCATAACGGTTTAGCTCTCGACCGTCTCCACCCACGGCAGTCGACTAAGACAGTTCGCGATCAACTGGGGGTAGCATGCACCTCGCCACTCGTCACAACCATTTCGAATATCAATCCATGGAAAGGCGTGGACGTCTTTGTCTCGACCGCCGCTATCGTCCTAAAACAGCATCCTGGAGCCATGTTCGCCGTCGCCGGCGACTGGACGGATATGGACCACCTCCATGCGCTTCAGGCCGCGGCCTCAAATCTTGGCATCGCCGACCGCATGCTCTTTCTTGGTCGCGTCGATGACATAGCAGCTCTCCTGCTTGCCAGTGACGTCTTCGCACTTCTGTCCCGCTCTGAAGGCATGCCGAATGTGGTTCTCGAAGCCATGGCGGCCGGTCTGCCCGTTGTCGCAACCGCCGTTGGAGGAACCCCGGAGGTCGTCGTCGATGGGGTCACCGGCTATTTAGTCCCCAACGAAGACTCCGAAGCTGCAGCCGAGCGCATCGGACAACTGATCTCCGATCCGTACCTGCGCGCTCGCATAGGAGATGCCGGGATCACGCATATTCACAACCACTTCAGCTTGGAAAAGATGATCCGTTCCCACGTCGATCTTTACGATTCACTGCTTGCAAGGCAATCAAAGGAGCAACCATAA
- a CDS encoding glycosyltransferase family 2 protein: protein MARIVFLTSLGLLLYTYFGYPLLLALLSLSFRRQATRPSTDFTLSVVICARNEAHGIGNKLEDTLLLNYPSDQLQIIVVSDGSTDETCKIVEGFADRGVELIVLAHQRGKTHAQNVAVRQVRGDIVVFSDATTKYSADALQYLAGVFMDSDVGAVSGRYLYVNPKTHSTTTTGAKAYAGFDNTIRSLQSRVNSITGCCGCIYAVRRALYTDLRDDIISDLVQPLYVLRKGFRVKYEPRAIASENATSSPRQEFSMRARVVARALMGLLSVYELLLPWPHPWYAFQLWSHKLLRFATPLLCSGIFLSSLLLWRSHHIQVFLALEASLLVLALIAALIPRSNRPRILALPLYFMTVNAGMVAGIVQLLRGNRHVIWQPEREKANANS, encoded by the coding sequence ATGGCACGCATCGTCTTCCTGACATCCCTCGGGCTTCTCCTCTACACCTATTTCGGATATCCCCTGCTCCTTGCACTTCTCAGCCTCTCGTTTCGCAGGCAGGCAACGCGCCCCTCGACAGATTTCACTCTCAGCGTGGTCATCTGTGCTCGTAACGAAGCACATGGTATAGGCAACAAGCTTGAGGACACGCTCTTACTCAACTATCCCTCTGACCAGCTTCAAATTATCGTCGTATCGGATGGATCTACAGATGAGACCTGCAAGATCGTAGAAGGCTTCGCGGACCGCGGTGTCGAACTTATCGTGCTTGCTCATCAACGCGGCAAGACCCATGCGCAGAACGTGGCAGTCCGCCAGGTTCGCGGCGACATCGTCGTTTTCTCTGACGCCACGACAAAGTACTCGGCGGATGCACTGCAGTATCTCGCAGGAGTATTTATGGATTCCGATGTCGGTGCTGTCTCCGGTCGCTATCTCTACGTAAACCCTAAGACTCACTCTACGACCACCACGGGAGCGAAGGCCTACGCCGGCTTCGACAATACCATTCGCTCGCTGCAGTCCCGCGTCAACAGCATCACTGGCTGTTGTGGCTGCATCTATGCGGTTCGCCGCGCCCTCTATACAGATCTGCGCGATGACATTATCAGCGATCTGGTGCAGCCGTTATATGTGCTGCGCAAAGGATTTCGCGTGAAGTATGAACCCAGAGCCATCGCGTCAGAAAATGCCACCAGCTCGCCCAGACAAGAGTTCTCCATGCGTGCTCGCGTGGTCGCCCGCGCTCTCATGGGCCTCCTCAGCGTCTACGAACTTCTGCTGCCGTGGCCGCATCCCTGGTATGCCTTTCAATTGTGGTCGCACAAACTACTCCGCTTTGCAACGCCTCTCCTCTGCTCGGGTATCTTTCTCTCATCCCTTCTGCTTTGGCGCTCACACCACATTCAGGTTTTCCTGGCTCTCGAGGCGTCTCTGCTTGTGCTGGCACTCATTGCGGCATTGATCCCTCGAAGCAATCGCCCTCGCATTCTCGCTCTTCCGCTCTATTTCATGACCGTAAATGCGGGCATGGTGGCAGGCATCGTCCAACTGCTTCGCGGAAATCGGCATGTGATCTGGCAACCAGAAAGAGAGAAAGCCAATGCGAACAGCTGA
- a CDS encoding polysaccharide deacetylase family protein yields the protein MRTAEHFASKSSKSSNSSPSMLGHLRSSLRHASVRALRIAGELRAARKSVAASGDRVVLTFHRIVPDKEIALCRSPRGMVLRESIFAQVIEYLKFSTSIEAPERVEWPHYRTGRPQVILTFDDGWIDNLDIALPYLTSAGIRACFFMTTGFAGQAEPFWPERLRGIFDSLRSANMLPLLQEEMHELESRSDIPSPAMNGSTKFEEILTWLKQFPTDTISQWLDSLQNHLSPIVPNLPAGTIFDPRERLMDWDELQQLAAAGHTIGSHTRSHALLTQLDPHAVREELLVSREHLSEHLHPSNEAPIWLSYPNGDASHAIAASALRTGYSRAFLNSPGLWRKRTSQMLIPRVNVWDGTVTDRSGDFSPEHLEYSLFWKTARTHTKYK from the coding sequence ATGCGAACAGCTGAACATTTTGCATCCAAATCCAGTAAGTCCAGTAACTCCAGTCCCAGCATGTTGGGCCATCTCCGCTCCTCCCTTCGACACGCATCCGTTCGGGCATTGAGAATCGCGGGTGAACTCCGGGCTGCCCGCAAGTCGGTTGCTGCTTCCGGAGATCGGGTCGTACTTACATTTCATCGCATCGTACCCGACAAGGAAATCGCTCTGTGCCGTTCCCCGCGCGGCATGGTCTTGCGCGAATCGATCTTCGCCCAGGTCATTGAATATCTCAAATTCTCAACGTCTATTGAGGCTCCCGAGAGAGTGGAGTGGCCCCACTATCGAACGGGACGTCCGCAGGTTATCCTTACATTCGATGATGGGTGGATCGACAATCTGGATATCGCTCTCCCCTATCTCACGTCCGCCGGTATACGCGCTTGTTTTTTTATGACGACCGGATTCGCAGGTCAAGCTGAGCCCTTCTGGCCTGAACGTCTGCGCGGGATATTCGACTCATTGCGTTCGGCCAATATGCTCCCTCTCCTCCAAGAAGAGATGCATGAACTTGAATCTCGGTCGGACATCCCCAGCCCTGCGATGAATGGATCTACTAAGTTCGAAGAGATACTGACCTGGCTAAAGCAATTTCCCACCGACACAATATCTCAATGGCTTGACTCACTTCAAAATCACCTTTCGCCGATCGTACCGAATCTTCCGGCCGGCACGATCTTCGATCCACGCGAGCGCCTCATGGACTGGGATGAGCTTCAGCAGTTAGCAGCCGCCGGCCACACCATCGGATCTCATACCCGCAGTCACGCGCTACTCACTCAGCTTGATCCCCATGCCGTCCGCGAAGAGCTACTAGTCTCCCGAGAACACCTGAGTGAACATCTTCATCCCAGTAACGAAGCTCCGATTTGGCTCTCCTATCCCAATGGAGACGCGTCTCACGCCATCGCCGCTTCTGCCCTGCGGACCGGCTACAGCCGTGCCTTCCTTAACTCACCGGGTCTCTGGCGCAAGAGGACGTCGCAGATGCTGATACCTCGCGTCAACGTATGGGACGGGACGGTCACGGACCGCTCAGGCGACTTCAGCCCGGAGCACCTCGAGTATTCGCTCTTCTGGAAGACAGCCCGCACTCACACGAAATATAAATAA
- a CDS encoding glycosyltransferase family 4 protein yields the protein MLLFAAPYFPPVYYGGVVQVYLGLLQRLPGYRIVVLADRHGLRDEDATGWDEIAQRDFGFEVRRIDAFEFHLRHAAEKRRALRDLPLVGLLLQLYGFFQRGRSEWDALVRELQPDLIVCGGTYSAAWLAMRHSEGTPMVNYLHGEELTMQVRPAVLMHWMRWVQMRSLRSAALNIAVSDYTASLSCELSGCDPNKMKLLANFVDTRRFRVPEDRTALRRAMGWEDKCVILTLARLDPRKGIDQALRALARLHTANGLPENWIYVIAGRGKEQGNLAHLTKELGIEDRVEFRGFVEDDAVAGLYQAADLFLQPNREIDGDTEGFGVVFLEANACGLPVIGGTAGGTAAAIEDGITGLRCDGDSVESIAAAVHKLCTDSELRSRMGRAGAKRAAEEFTVEQAAKRFEAMLRGLLEDRGKLQLAPAADALSHS from the coding sequence GTGCTACTGTTTGCGGCGCCTTACTTTCCGCCTGTCTACTATGGCGGCGTGGTGCAGGTGTATCTTGGTTTGCTGCAGCGGCTTCCCGGCTATCGAATCGTAGTCCTAGCGGACCGCCATGGTTTGCGTGACGAAGACGCGACCGGGTGGGATGAGATCGCGCAACGCGACTTCGGATTTGAGGTAAGAAGAATCGATGCCTTTGAGTTTCATCTGCGCCACGCGGCGGAGAAGAGGCGCGCACTGCGGGATCTCCCTTTGGTGGGCCTGCTTTTGCAGCTGTATGGATTCTTTCAGCGCGGCCGAAGCGAATGGGACGCGCTGGTGCGGGAGTTGCAGCCGGATTTGATTGTGTGCGGCGGAACCTACTCGGCGGCATGGCTAGCGATGCGGCACTCAGAGGGGACGCCGATGGTGAACTATCTGCATGGGGAAGAGTTGACGATGCAGGTGCGTCCGGCGGTGCTGATGCATTGGATGCGATGGGTGCAGATGCGCTCTCTGCGGTCGGCGGCCTTGAACATCGCGGTCAGCGACTACACTGCTTCACTAAGCTGTGAGTTGTCAGGCTGCGATCCCAACAAGATGAAGTTGTTGGCAAACTTTGTGGATACACGAAGATTTCGTGTGCCGGAGGATCGAACGGCATTGCGACGAGCGATGGGGTGGGAAGACAAATGTGTGATCCTGACGCTCGCACGGCTGGACCCGCGAAAAGGAATCGATCAAGCGCTGCGGGCTTTGGCTCGTCTTCATACGGCGAACGGGCTGCCCGAGAACTGGATTTATGTCATCGCCGGGCGTGGGAAAGAACAGGGGAACCTGGCTCATCTGACGAAGGAGTTGGGTATCGAAGACCGAGTCGAATTTAGGGGATTTGTGGAAGATGATGCGGTCGCCGGGCTTTACCAGGCCGCGGACCTCTTTCTGCAGCCGAATCGCGAGATCGATGGCGACACAGAAGGTTTTGGAGTGGTTTTTCTAGAGGCGAATGCCTGCGGTCTTCCCGTGATTGGTGGAACGGCAGGAGGGACCGCTGCTGCGATCGAGGACGGAATCACCGGGCTGCGTTGCGATGGGGATTCGGTCGAGTCGATTGCTGCGGCCGTTCATAAACTTTGTACTGACTCTGAACTTCGTAGCAGGATGGGACGAGCGGGTGCGAAGCGAGCAGCGGAAGAGTTTACAGTGGAGCAGGCTGCGAAACGTTTCGAAGCCATGTTGAGGGGATTACTGGAAGATCGAGGAAAGCTGCAATTGGCTCCAGCTGCGGATGCGCTGTCGCATTCTTAG
- a CDS encoding serine O-acetyltransferase, with the protein MRLNVGAKIGPGLLIAHAGGITLHPEVVIGKNCDLAHRVTMGTRGVGGIGVPIVGDGVFIGTGAVLIGPIIVGDGARIGANSMVNQDVPEYSTVMGVPAQVVSQRQAPVVASVLSTGGVN; encoded by the coding sequence ATGAGACTGAATGTGGGAGCGAAGATTGGTCCGGGGCTACTGATTGCGCATGCAGGGGGTATCACCCTGCATCCCGAGGTCGTGATTGGGAAAAACTGCGATCTCGCGCATCGGGTGACGATGGGAACGCGGGGCGTCGGCGGCATCGGTGTTCCCATCGTTGGAGATGGCGTGTTCATCGGCACGGGTGCTGTACTCATAGGGCCGATCATCGTGGGTGATGGAGCAAGGATCGGAGCGAACTCGATGGTGAATCAGGATGTGCCTGAGTATTCGACGGTAATGGGAGTGCCGGCGCAGGTGGTGAGCCAGAGACAAGCGCCTGTCGTTGCAAGTGTTTTATCGACGGGCGGTGTGAATTGA